In the genome of Cryptosporangium aurantiacum, the window GGTCACTTCGGCCCGGCGCGGGCGGTCACCGGTGTCGGTTACACCTCGGGGGCGGTCGTCGGGGTCGGGGCGGCGCAGCGCTCGGCTGCGGTATCCGTCTTCCTCGCCGGGTTCGGGCCGCCGCTGCTGCGGAAACCGCCGCGGGCCGAGCTCGTCCTCGCCACGGCGGTGCGGCCGCTCACGCTCGTCGGAACGGCCGGTGCGACCCTCCCGGGCCGCCACCCGCGCCGGGTCGTCGCGGCGCAACAGCGAACGGCCGGGCGACAGATCCTCGGCCTCACCGAAACTGCGACGCTCCCGCCGCTCCGGCCGCTGCTCGGGCTCCAGCGCGCCGAGCGGATCGGTCAGCGGATCCGGACGTCGCCGCTCCGGAGGCGGGCCGTCCCACCCCTCCCGCCGCGAACGCCGCCGGGGAGGCTCGGAATAGTCAGCAGCTCGGTGACGGCCGCTTTGACCCAGATCGTCGGCTACTCCGAAACTCACGCCACAACCGTCCCAGCGTTGTAAGACCTTCTCCTGACCCGTCTGCGCAGCCGCGGGACCACGACGGCGTGACCGCGCTCCCCCGATGGCACATCTTCCGTTGCGAAGCGCCACTGGGGCAAACCGAGTTGGCTGACACCCTACGATGCGTCGACGCCCGTTCGTGGCCGGATCGGACGATGCGCAGCTCTCACCTATTCGCTGGGTGATTTCACCGCGCGATCGACGTCTCAGACCGTGACCTGCAGCGCGTCCAACCCGCGGATGACAAAACTGCCCTTCCAGCGGGGAGTCTCCGCGAGCGCCAGGTTCGGCACCCGCCGCACCATCGTCTCGAACGAGGTTGCCAACTCCAGCCGAGCCAGCGGCGCACCCAGGCAGTAGTGGATGCCGGCGCTGAACGAGATGTGCGGGTTCGGCGACCGTCCCAGGTCCAGACGCTCGGCGTCCGCGAACACCTCGGGGTCACGGTTGGCCGACCCGAACAGCAGCGCGACCTCCTCACCACGCGGGATCCGCACGCCGTGCACCTCGATGTCCTCCAGCACCCACCGCTCGAACAGCTGCAGCGGGGTGTCCCACCGCATCAGCTCCTCGATCGCGGTGCCGTACCCGACCTCGCCGGCCCGCAGACGCGCCAGCTCGTCGGGGTTGCGGAACAGAGCCCACCACCCGTTGCCGGTCACGTTGACCGTCGCCTCGTGACCGGCGTTGAGCAAAAGGACGCAGGTCCCGACGAGCTCCGGGTCGGTCAGCTGGTCCCCGGCGTCGGCCACCGACGCCAGTGCGCTGATCAGGTCGTCGCCGGGGTTCTTCCGACGCTCGGCGGCGAGAGCGACCAGGTACTCGGTGAACTCGACGCTGGCCCGGATCGCCTTCTCCTCGGCCTCCGCCGACGGGTTCAGCTCGTACATCCCGCAGATGTCGGCCGACCAGGGCCG includes:
- a CDS encoding cytochrome P450 encodes the protein MTGSVVPAPAFDPWSPEFVAWPYDVFADLRQNAPIWRFERTGQWVFSRHADVDALLRDRRLGRTYLHVATHEEMGHQAPPDHLEPFWTLNNNGMLDREPPDHTRLRRLVSKAFTPRTVERLAPRVREFTDQLVDNLLDAGSDGSPVDLISTVAEPLPVAVIAEMLGIPDADRHLLRPWSADICGMYELNPSAEAEEKAIRASVEFTEYLVALAAERRKNPGDDLISALASVADAGDQLTDPELVGTCVLLLNAGHEATVNVTGNGWWALFRNPDELARLRAGEVGYGTAIEELMRWDTPLQLFERWVLEDIEVHGVRIPRGEEVALLFGSANRDPEVFADAERLDLGRSPNPHISFSAGIHYCLGAPLARLELATSFETMVRRVPNLALAETPRWKGSFVIRGLDALQVTV